One region of Cobetia sp. cqz5-12 genomic DNA includes:
- a CDS encoding esterase-like activity of phytase family protein gives MPARQSIASRRWRMLQTIAATTALAGLLSACGVHPRPYTLASPEQKSEFPEIQWCGTLRLPGKWLDDTPVGGLSDIGWDQDESLLYAVSDRGWLHRLRLAFRHGELVGAKALNTYTLRDETDVSLRGTLSDAEGLQLLRANNDRRGDSRLVISFEQQPRVEHFLPSGLAVNEPFTPMGARGAAPNNGMEALTLHPKYGLLAGLEATPEGMSEGMTRIFSLDDKHEWSYPLASDTGSSLTAMEMLPDGDMLMLERAFSPPFPLVISLRRAHLGEPGTQAEVRTLARLSSGDGWSLDNFEGLTHLEGNRFLMISDDNFSSFQTTLLSCFAVIEPEAFTAETAPE, from the coding sequence ATGCCTGCACGCCAATCCATCGCCTCGCGCCGCTGGCGCATGCTTCAGACCATCGCTGCCACCACGGCGCTTGCCGGCCTGTTGAGCGCCTGCGGCGTTCACCCGCGCCCCTACACGCTGGCATCGCCGGAACAGAAGAGCGAGTTCCCGGAAATCCAGTGGTGCGGCACGCTCAGGTTGCCGGGCAAGTGGTTGGATGACACTCCCGTCGGTGGCCTGTCGGACATCGGCTGGGATCAGGACGAGTCACTGCTGTATGCCGTGTCGGACCGCGGCTGGCTGCATCGTCTGCGCCTCGCCTTCCGCCATGGTGAGTTGGTCGGGGCCAAGGCGCTCAATACCTACACCCTGCGCGACGAGACCGATGTCTCGCTGCGCGGCACCCTCAGTGACGCCGAAGGCCTGCAGCTGCTACGCGCGAACAATGACCGCCGCGGCGACTCCCGCCTGGTGATCAGCTTCGAGCAGCAGCCACGCGTCGAACACTTCCTGCCCAGCGGCCTTGCCGTCAATGAGCCCTTCACCCCGATGGGCGCGCGTGGTGCGGCACCCAACAACGGCATGGAAGCCCTGACCCTGCATCCGAAATACGGTCTGCTCGCCGGGCTGGAAGCCACGCCGGAGGGCATGAGCGAGGGCATGACGCGCATCTTCAGCCTCGATGACAAGCACGAGTGGAGCTACCCGCTGGCCAGCGATACCGGCTCGAGTCTGACCGCGATGGAGATGCTGCCCGATGGTGACATGCTGATGCTGGAGCGCGCCTTCTCGCCACCCTTCCCACTGGTGATCAGTCTGCGCCGCGCGCACCTCGGCGAACCCGGCACCCAGGCCGAGGTGCGCACCCTGGCACGCCTGTCGAGTGGCGATGGCTGGTCGCTGGACAACTTCGAAGGACTGACGCACCTGGAAGGCAATCGCTTCCTGATGATCTCGGATGACAATTTCAGCAGCTTCCAGACCACGCTGCTGAGCTGCTTTGCCGTCATCGAACCCGAGGCCTTCACGGCTGAAACGGCGCCGGAATAG
- the dapB gene encoding 4-hydroxy-tetrahydrodipicolinate reductase, whose translation MTRIAIMGVAGRMGRTLVEAVGAVEGLSLAAGIVESGSSLAGVDIGELAGQGRLGVVASDSLAAVVDDFDVVIDFTAPQVTLANLALCAKHGKRMVIGTTGFTPEQLEQLDGYRDSVPFVFAANMSSGVNLTLKLLETAARALGDAGYDIEIIEAHHRHKVDAPSGTALAMGEAVAHAIGRDLATHGVFAREGQCGPRTDKEIGFATVRAGDIVGEHTVMFATEGERIEITHKASSRMTFAKGAARAAEWLSGREVGRYDMQDVLGLK comes from the coding sequence ATGACCCGTATCGCAATCATGGGCGTCGCCGGACGCATGGGACGCACGTTGGTCGAGGCCGTCGGTGCAGTGGAAGGTCTGTCGCTGGCGGCGGGCATCGTCGAATCCGGCAGCTCCCTGGCGGGCGTCGACATCGGTGAGCTGGCGGGTCAAGGCCGTCTGGGCGTGGTCGCCAGCGACAGTCTGGCTGCCGTGGTGGATGACTTCGATGTGGTGATCGACTTCACCGCACCGCAAGTGACGCTGGCCAATCTGGCGCTGTGTGCCAAGCACGGCAAGCGCATGGTGATCGGCACGACCGGTTTCACGCCGGAGCAGCTCGAGCAGCTGGATGGCTACCGTGACAGCGTGCCCTTCGTGTTCGCGGCCAACATGAGTTCCGGCGTCAACCTGACCCTCAAGCTGCTGGAGACCGCCGCGCGTGCCTTGGGCGATGCCGGCTACGACATCGAGATCATCGAGGCGCACCACCGTCACAAGGTCGATGCCCCCTCCGGCACGGCGCTGGCGATGGGCGAAGCCGTGGCACATGCCATCGGGCGTGACCTCGCCACCCACGGTGTCTTCGCGCGTGAAGGTCAGTGCGGCCCGCGTACCGACAAGGAAATCGGCTTCGCCACCGTGCGTGCCGGTGACATCGTCGGTGAGCACACCGTGATGTTCGCCACCGAAGGCGAGCGCATCGAGATCACCCACAAGGCGTCCAGCCGCATGACGTTCGCCAAGGGCGCGGCACGTGCAGCCGAATGGTTGTCAGGGCGTGAAGTCGGCCGTTATGACATGCAGGATGTGCTGGGGCTCAAGTGA
- the carA gene encoding glutamine-hydrolyzing carbamoyl-phosphate synthase small subunit: MIKPAILALEDGSVFHGSAIGADGQTSGEVVFNTAMTGYQEILTDPSYTRQIVTLTYPHIGNTGINDEDTESDHVAAAGLVIRDLPLLASNFRSTRSLDQYLRDENVVGIADIDTRRLTRILREKGSLNGAILAGEDAQGDDAVERALEAARAFPGLKGMDLAKEASCSEQFEWHEGEWTLGEGYADTRESERPFHVVAYDYGVKHNILRMLASRGCRLTVVPAQTPAAEVLALNPDGVFLSNGPGDPEPCDYAITAIREVLETDTPVFGICLGHQLLALASGATTVKMGHGHHGANHPVQDLDSGVVMITSQNHGFAVDEAGMPSSLRATHKSLFDGSLQGIERTDRPAFSFQGHPEASPGPQDVAPLFDRFIEMMRARR; encoded by the coding sequence TTGATCAAACCCGCGATACTGGCCTTGGAAGACGGCAGTGTATTTCACGGCAGCGCCATCGGTGCTGATGGGCAGACCAGCGGCGAGGTGGTGTTCAACACCGCCATGACCGGCTACCAGGAAATCCTGACCGATCCCTCCTACACCCGACAGATCGTCACTCTGACGTATCCGCACATCGGCAATACCGGCATCAACGACGAGGATACCGAGTCCGATCATGTCGCGGCCGCCGGCCTGGTCATCCGCGACCTCCCGCTGCTGGCCAGCAACTTCCGTTCCACTCGCTCCCTCGATCAGTACCTGCGCGACGAGAATGTCGTCGGCATCGCTGACATCGATACGCGTCGCCTGACGCGCATCCTGCGCGAGAAGGGCTCCCTGAACGGTGCCATCCTCGCCGGTGAAGATGCCCAGGGTGATGATGCCGTCGAACGCGCGCTGGAAGCGGCACGCGCCTTCCCGGGTCTGAAGGGCATGGACCTGGCCAAGGAAGCCTCCTGCAGCGAGCAGTTCGAGTGGCACGAAGGCGAATGGACACTGGGCGAAGGCTACGCTGATACCCGTGAGTCCGAGCGTCCCTTCCACGTGGTCGCCTACGACTACGGCGTCAAGCACAACATCCTGCGCATGCTGGCATCCCGCGGCTGCCGCCTGACCGTCGTGCCGGCTCAGACGCCTGCCGCTGAGGTGCTGGCGCTCAACCCGGATGGCGTCTTCCTGTCCAACGGCCCGGGCGACCCCGAGCCCTGCGACTACGCCATCACCGCGATTCGTGAAGTGCTCGAGACCGACACGCCGGTCTTCGGCATCTGCCTGGGTCACCAGCTGCTGGCACTGGCCTCCGGCGCGACCACGGTCAAGATGGGCCACGGTCATCACGGTGCCAACCACCCGGTACAGGACCTCGACAGCGGTGTGGTGATGATCACCAGCCAGAACCACGGCTTCGCAGTGGATGAAGCGGGCATGCCGAGCAGCCTGCGCGCGACGCACAAGTCGCTGTTTGACGGTAGCCTGCAGGGCATCGAGCGCACCGACCGCCCGGCCTTCAGCTTCCAGGGTCACCCGGAAGCCAGTCCCGGCCCGCAGGACGTCGCCCCGCTGTTCGATCGTTTCATCGAGATGATGCGCGCGCGACGCTGA